Below is a genomic region from Osmia bicornis bicornis chromosome 3, iOsmBic2.1, whole genome shotgun sequence.
cacttgtataaaaatgtaaatctaaaataaaatatctcaCATAAAACTGCTATGATTCCTGAAcataaaaaatacttttactTTAACTCATAACAAAAATCGTAATTTGGTGGCGGATCAGGAATAGCTGGTGGTTCTTGAGGAATAACAATTCCTTCTGCGTCTAAAAGTCTTAATTTAATATCCATAGATAGTAATGTTTCCAAATCGTTATCTGCTTGTTTGCTGGTCATTCTAATACCTGTACATAATTACCTCTATATTGagagaaaataatattcaatacatatgtacacataatgtatattacataccgaGTAAGGCGTTAATGCCATCAGTCCAATAGTCAAAAACTTGTTCATCAGGTGCAACAAAGTCTAGGCTTGAAACTTCCACAGAATCCAACATTAAAGAAAACGCCAACTGATGTGTAGTTTTGCGTCGTTGTAAATCCTTCATGTGTGGACAATCTCTACCAGTTACTAAACCACGAATTTCAACAACGGCTAATTTTGTAGGAAGTTCATCTATTGTTGGCACCGATTTTTCGTCACAATCACCATAATGAAATACTTTGTGATTAGGTGAAAGTCGAACATACCAAAATTTGTCCTTAATTCTCTGTTaaagattaaaatatttattacaaatataaaacTGTAGagagtaaataattttattacgattttcaaaaaagtaaaaaagtaCCTGTCCTCTGGCACTGTATTTCATAAACCTGGTACCTTCTACCAAAAAACCTAAACGTTGTTGTTGAATAAGTTCTAAAATTTCAGGTGTAATTTGTTCTCTGAGTTCGACAACTGGTCTTGCATGACTTTCCCATTCTTCCCTGCTAGTCCTTTCTTGTTGCCAAAGATTAGTGATTCTTGAATATGTTAATTGTTGCAactcatttttaaatttatccaATCCTGTAGGCTTACATTGAAGTGCTCTAGTAATTTGTTCTCTTACAACAGAAAATACTTTTACAAAATCTTCGGTAGTTGCTCTCATTTCCTTCCAAGTTTTGTTTAGAAGAACTATACATACACAGTAAAATTCTTCAAATGGATGATCATGAGTAAAAAACATTGGATGATATGATTGACCTTGTTCACTAGGTGCCTCTCCAATACGTAATACCTAATTAAATCGAGGGATAAATTAaactaaaagtaattatttaaattactttgCATTGTTTTATACTACTTACTTCACAAAGTAATTTAACGAGTTCCACGCTTGTTCTACCGAACGGACATTCATGTTCATCCGCTCTGCATGAATTTTCCAGAACAACTTTAGTATAAGATTCGGTGTGGTTCCGGGCAAAATAGACCATGCAATCTAGAGCAAGCATGCCAGGAGGTGTTTCCATAAAATCGCGTGCGGGATTAATATCATACTTAAAAcctaattttttataatctttAGCAAAGAGGCCTTGTTTACGAGCGGTTACATCTCCACCTATTGCACCTTCGGTATCAAAAGCAATTCTTCTAAgttctttaattttatcatGTGCATCTTGATCCTGAGGATCCATTTTCGTCATCATACGCTGCTCCCAGAGACTTAACATTAATGTTTGCAATACATATAATTGATGTGCCATTTCCGCACCAACCTACATCAAAATATGATTTTATAGCAAATGTTTACATtgattgataaaaaaaataatatttcaatatttcatacTTGACCAGTAGACTGTATGACAATTGTTAGGAAAACATTCCTAACTTGCTTAGATTGGAGAGTTGCAGCCACAGATCTACGTTTAGCTAAATCAGCTTTAAGAAATAAAGCATTTATCAAAGCTATTGCATTTTGTTGGATTTGTGGACGCATACTTTGTAGATGCATTACTAAGTTGGGAAAGGTCACTTCTTTCTCAACTTGGCCATATTTTCCAGAAGAGTTTAATACTATATTTTCAAGAATGCTAAGCGAAGCTTCAATAATACTGGTATCTTGGGTAACAGCCTGATTATTTACATAGCTTGCTACTTTGTTGATAAAAGGGGTTTCTAATATATCCCATGAAACAATTCCATGATCCATAAGTTCCACAAATGATTGAAGCGAATATGCAAGTGCATTACCTTTATACTTCTCACCTTCGAcctataaaaaaatgtattcaatgaattaaaATACATGAATGATATGAAAATGATCAATTATtaggatttatttttattacctgTGATATAATTAAAGCTAATCCTTGcttattaataaattctaaTGCAAATGTCATATCTGTACTGAGAGTACTCAATTTTTGCAAGGCTACAGTTTTTTCTTCCATAGTTCCATTATTAAGTTTTGTTAAAATATCACAAGCTGTTTTAGATGGCGAAAACTCCAATCTTAAAATACTACCATTCTTTACTTCATTGCGATTTTTTTCTGTGATATAATTTTGGTTATTACTTTCAGAAAATTGTAATGAATAAGATTCAGGGTCAGAGAGACCCCACCCATTGCACAGTtcctaataaaaattaaaattattcttatttaaatatatcttCACAATTTTAGTTCTAAACAGTTCATCTTAAAAAATCTAAACAGGAAGATAATACAATTATAGTAATGTAATGgacttatattttattcaatataccTGAATAATCCCAGTAAGTGGATGCTTTTGATTAAATTCAATAAGTTGTGGCACTTGATCCGTCATCTGAACAGCGATTTTCACAATATTTGAATCCTTTTGGACCGGCATTTTTATTGTTTGCGTGTACATCAAGGTACCaggaacaatttttaattattaaaaccaATTCCAGAGATACGATAATCGCCGGCCCAAGctattatgaaaaatattacaaatttgaCGTATCTCTTGTCATAACAACGTGACGGCCATCATGCTGGTGCGTCGGACGACCTCGCCCCTCCATGAACCATTGATGGAC
It encodes:
- the LOC114871560 gene encoding engulfment and cell motility protein 1 — encoded protein: MYTQTIKMPVQKDSNIVKIAVQMTDQVPQLIEFNQKHPLTGIIQELCNGWGLSDPESYSLQFSESNNQNYITEKNRNEVKNGSILRLEFSPSKTACDILTKLNNGTMEEKTVALQKLSTLSTDMTFALEFINKQGLALIISQVEGEKYKGNALAYSLQSFVELMDHGIVSWDILETPFINKVASYVNNQAVTQDTSIIEASLSILENIVLNSSGKYGQVEKEVTFPNLVMHLQSMRPQIQQNAIALINALFLKADLAKRRSVAATLQSKQVRNVFLTIVIQSTGQVGAEMAHQLYVLQTLMLSLWEQRMMTKMDPQDQDAHDKIKELRRIAFDTEGAIGGDVTARKQGLFAKDYKKLGFKYDINPARDFMETPPGMLALDCMVYFARNHTESYTKVVLENSCRADEHECPFGRTSVELVKLLCEVLRIGEAPSEQGQSYHPMFFTHDHPFEEFYCVCIVLLNKTWKEMRATTEDFVKVFSVVREQITRALQCKPTGLDKFKNELQQLTYSRITNLWQQERTSREEWESHARPVVELREQITPEILELIQQQRLGFLVEGTRFMKYSARGQRIKDKFWYVRLSPNHKVFHYGDCDEKSVPTIDELPTKLAVVEIRGLVTGRDCPHMKDLQRRKTTHQLAFSLMLDSVEVSSLDFVAPDEQVFDYWTDGINALLGIRMTSKQADNDLETLLSMDIKLRLLDAEGIVIPQEPPAIPDPPPNYDFCYELK